In Mycobacteriales bacterium, the following are encoded in one genomic region:
- a CDS encoding methyl-accepting chemotaxis protein — protein sequence MQLAGRVTGRHPSAGPLNHVAAIATWSSLGLAVAGATVLAHESRDGTGIVVHLSAFYAWSALGVLNALALTVLPYLPGVRAVTAGTVRSLLLVSNLVSVTGAVAVAGGARGPFWVLYVPVLLFAAVSLSRWQSLLLGAAASGAFVGASYAAHTVGEGNAAMLVLGVALFPALAWFNGTLSASVRAARHVSRVERDELQARVEELSHLLSRAAQGDLSDVAVPEDGDGPASLHLLSGAFSHTLSNLRLLVDQIRSGGEQIGQAAGELLATAEEHAASASEQSSAVAETTATIEELAAAAAQIAETSEAVARYAAETLRYAEEGRAAVQASVDAMDTIAARVDSIATRALSLGERSQEIGRILDVINDLADQTNLLALNAAIEAARAGEHGRGFAVVAAEVRRLAERAQTSTEEIQAIVTEIQAETNATIIASEEGAKEVRTGSELARGVVDALEQISDMVDETTTAAKEISIATQQQRSASDQVVSAMTQVSDVSRQYATGSGQAAMSAAALNDLADELRSSIAAFKVA from the coding sequence GTGCAGCTCGCCGGACGGGTAACCGGTCGCCATCCGTCGGCGGGGCCGCTGAACCACGTCGCCGCGATCGCGACGTGGAGCAGCCTCGGCCTCGCCGTGGCCGGCGCGACCGTGCTCGCCCACGAGTCGCGTGACGGCACCGGGATCGTCGTACACCTCTCCGCCTTCTACGCGTGGTCCGCCCTCGGCGTGCTCAACGCGCTCGCGCTGACCGTGCTGCCCTACCTGCCCGGCGTGCGCGCCGTGACCGCCGGCACCGTCCGCTCGCTGCTGCTCGTGAGCAACCTCGTCTCGGTGACCGGCGCGGTGGCGGTGGCGGGTGGCGCGCGCGGACCGTTCTGGGTGCTCTACGTGCCGGTGCTGCTGTTCGCCGCGGTGTCGCTGTCGCGGTGGCAGAGCCTGCTGCTCGGCGCCGCGGCGTCGGGGGCGTTCGTCGGGGCGTCCTACGCCGCGCACACCGTCGGCGAGGGCAACGCCGCCATGCTCGTGCTGGGGGTGGCGCTGTTCCCGGCGCTGGCGTGGTTCAACGGCACGCTGTCGGCCTCGGTGCGGGCCGCCCGGCACGTGTCCCGGGTCGAGCGCGACGAGCTGCAGGCGCGGGTCGAGGAGCTGTCCCACCTGCTGTCGCGGGCCGCGCAGGGCGACCTGTCCGACGTCGCCGTGCCGGAGGACGGCGACGGGCCGGCGTCGCTGCACCTGCTGTCGGGCGCGTTCTCCCACACGTTGTCGAACCTGCGGCTGCTCGTCGACCAGATCCGCAGCGGGGGCGAGCAGATCGGTCAGGCCGCCGGCGAGCTGCTGGCGACCGCGGAGGAGCACGCGGCATCGGCGAGCGAGCAGTCCAGCGCCGTCGCGGAGACGACCGCCACGATCGAGGAGCTGGCCGCGGCCGCGGCACAGATCGCCGAGACGTCGGAGGCCGTTGCCCGCTACGCCGCCGAGACCTTGCGCTACGCGGAGGAGGGTCGCGCGGCCGTCCAGGCGAGCGTCGACGCCATGGACACGATCGCCGCCCGGGTCGACTCGATCGCCACCCGGGCGCTGTCGCTCGGCGAGCGCAGCCAGGAGATCGGCCGCATCCTCGACGTGATCAACGACCTCGCCGACCAGACCAACCTGCTCGCACTCAATGCCGCCATCGAGGCCGCTCGGGCGGGAGAGCACGGCCGCGGCTTCGCCGTCGTCGCGGCGGAGGTACGCCGCCTCGCCGAGCGTGCCCAGACCTCGACCGAGGAGATCCAGGCGATCGTCACCGAGATCCAGGCAGAGACCAACGCGACGATCATCGCCAGCGAGGAGGGCGCGAAGGAGGTCCGCACCGGCTCCGAGCTGGCGCGCGGCGTCGTCGACGCGCTCGAGCAGATCTCCGACATGGTCGACGAGACCACGACCGCCGCCAAGGAGATCTCGATCGCGACGCAGCAGCAGCGGTCGGCCTCCGACCAGGTGGTGTCGGCGATGACGCAGGTGTCCGACGTCTCGCGGCAGTACGCCACCGGCTCGGGCCAGGCGGCGATGTCGGCCGCGGCCCTCAACGACCTCGCCGACGAGCTGCGCTCCTCGATCGCGGCGTTCAAGGTGGCCTGA
- a CDS encoding response regulator, whose translation MSWAEDPELLATFRAEVEERLASLSAGLLQLEGHAAPRQLVAGLFRDAHTIKGSARMLGVEPLLRVAHACEDSLGLVRDGRREPDRELVDELLAACDEMARLVETDVAAGLSPTDVAEGPSTDLGPGAPSTEASEPTSHDGSSSIEPAVSSSGPRSTRPMPAPGPGRPAETVRVSSAKVYGLLDDVGEAELAVRALEHSLGRLTFGAVACDGSGAATAEVTADQGDVRAALEEARSRLDRVRDGAMALAMVPLRRATAGLPRIVRDVAAAGGKDVALLVDGEDVELDKQVLDAVADSLKHLVTNAVDHGCEPSGVRTAAGKPARATVTVRARSAGDHVVIEVSDDGAGIDPARLRESAARKGIAVEPGRELRLLFTPGFSTAATITATSGRGVGLDVVASAVEALGGAVDVRSEIGAGTTFALTLPVTLGVLHCLLARVGDERYALPVASVVESISLRHLPVHEVGGATVVVRNGATLPLLDLGAALGASGERAPAAAVVVRHGGRPLAWAVDRLDGEEHLVVKELGPFLGRRPALLGATIDPDGRVICIVDVRDLAGDDGAPSALARSALGRGGQADRPEPGHAAAAPPRAGQPSTRGHHPTAMIIDDTRRPIHLGSLRSVPTDGRPAGKRPRVLVVEDSVGVRELERAILEAAGYDVDTAVDGLDGAARLRDEPADLVLSDVEMPGMDGFTLTRTIRETRGWEHVPVLIMTSRGSPEDQRAGLDAGANAYLLKSEFDQAELIDTVRRLVGR comes from the coding sequence ATGTCCTGGGCCGAGGACCCCGAGCTGCTGGCGACGTTCCGCGCGGAGGTCGAGGAACGGCTGGCCTCCCTGTCGGCCGGGCTCCTGCAGCTCGAGGGGCACGCGGCGCCCCGGCAGCTGGTGGCCGGGCTGTTCCGGGACGCCCACACGATCAAGGGGTCGGCGCGGATGCTCGGCGTGGAGCCCCTTCTGCGGGTCGCGCATGCCTGCGAGGACAGCCTCGGGCTGGTGCGCGACGGGCGGCGCGAGCCCGACCGCGAGCTGGTCGACGAGCTCCTGGCCGCTTGCGACGAGATGGCCCGGTTGGTGGAGACCGACGTCGCCGCGGGCCTGTCGCCGACTGACGTCGCGGAGGGCCCTTCGACCGATCTAGGCCCCGGTGCGCCCTCGACCGAGGCGTCCGAGCCCACTTCTCACGACGGTTCTTCCTCGATCGAGCCGGCCGTGTCGAGCTCGGGACCCCGCTCGACCCGGCCGATGCCTGCACCCGGGCCGGGCCGGCCGGCGGAGACGGTGCGGGTGTCGTCCGCCAAGGTCTACGGGCTGCTCGACGACGTCGGCGAGGCCGAGCTGGCCGTCCGCGCGCTCGAGCACTCACTCGGCCGCTTGACCTTCGGTGCGGTCGCCTGCGACGGGTCGGGAGCGGCCACAGCAGAGGTCACGGCGGACCAGGGCGATGTCCGCGCCGCCCTCGAAGAGGCCCGGTCGCGGCTGGACCGGGTACGCGACGGCGCGATGGCCCTGGCCATGGTGCCCCTGCGCCGGGCCACCGCCGGTTTGCCCCGCATCGTCCGCGACGTGGCCGCCGCGGGCGGCAAGGACGTCGCCCTGCTCGTCGACGGCGAGGACGTCGAGCTCGACAAGCAGGTCCTCGACGCCGTCGCCGACTCGCTCAAGCACCTGGTCACCAACGCCGTCGACCATGGGTGCGAGCCCTCCGGCGTACGCACCGCCGCCGGCAAACCGGCCCGCGCGACCGTCACCGTCCGCGCCCGCAGCGCCGGCGACCACGTCGTCATCGAGGTCAGCGACGACGGTGCCGGCATCGACCCCGCGCGGCTACGGGAGTCCGCCGCGCGCAAGGGGATCGCGGTCGAGCCCGGCCGCGAGCTGCGGCTGCTGTTCACCCCCGGGTTCTCGACCGCCGCCACGATCACCGCGACGTCCGGACGTGGCGTCGGGCTCGACGTCGTCGCCTCGGCGGTCGAGGCTCTCGGCGGCGCGGTCGACGTCCGCAGCGAGATCGGTGCCGGTACGACGTTCGCGCTCACGCTGCCCGTCACGCTGGGCGTGCTGCACTGCCTGCTCGCCCGCGTCGGAGACGAGCGCTACGCGCTGCCGGTCGCGTCGGTCGTCGAGTCGATCAGCCTGCGCCACCTGCCCGTGCACGAGGTCGGGGGCGCCACGGTCGTCGTGCGCAACGGCGCGACGCTGCCACTGCTGGATCTCGGCGCCGCGCTCGGGGCGAGCGGCGAGCGGGCGCCCGCCGCGGCCGTCGTCGTCCGGCACGGTGGCCGGCCGCTGGCCTGGGCGGTCGACCGGCTCGACGGCGAGGAGCACCTCGTCGTCAAGGAGCTCGGGCCGTTCCTGGGCCGTCGGCCCGCTCTGCTCGGCGCGACGATCGACCCCGACGGCCGGGTGATCTGCATCGTCGACGTACGCGACCTGGCCGGTGACGACGGCGCTCCCTCGGCGCTCGCCCGCTCGGCCCTGGGCCGTGGCGGACAGGCGGACCGGCCGGAGCCCGGCCACGCGGCCGCCGCGCCACCCCGCGCCGGTCAGCCGTCGACGCGCGGCCATCACCCGACGGCGATGATCATCGACGACACGCGGCGACCGATCCACCTCGGCTCGCTCCGGTCGGTCCCGACCGACGGGCGGCCGGCCGGCAAGCGCCCGCGGGTCCTGGTGGTCGAGGACTCCGTCGGCGTACGCGAGCTCGAACGCGCCATCCTCGAAGCCGCCGGCTACGACGTCGACACGGCCGTCGACGGCCTCGACGGCGCCGCCCGGCTGCGCGACGAGCCCGCCGACCTCGTGCTCTCCGACGTGGAGATGCCGGGCATGGACGGCTTCACGCTGACCCGCACGATCCGCGAGACCCGCGGCTGGGAGCACGTCCCGGTCCTGATCATGACGTCGCGCGGCAGCCCGGAGGACCAGCGCGCCGGGCTCGACGCGGGCGCGAACGCCTATCTGCTGAAGAGCGAGTTCGACCAAGCCGAACTCATAGACACAGTCCGGCGCCTCGTCGGGCGCTGA
- a CDS encoding type IV toxin-antitoxin system AbiEi family antitoxin, which produces MSPELAARAAAQGGVFTRADAESCGYTLDQVRQRLDTSRWRALRRGIYTTCELWPADDEVPPVSVDAAACLLVAADAVVSDATAATLHGIALLGRQPRWIRMTRPRAQGGDCYAKRLTVWPAALPAAHVTRAGDLRVTSPARTVIDLARRRGFRDGVVAADSALHQGLTDAAELSSVVRDCTRWPGIVTARAAVAFADAAAESALESLSRIMFVEQDLPMPSLQERVGAYRVDFLWDGRVVGEADGAKKYDGSNPAALLDEKRRQEALEDLGLVVVRWGWDDVVRRPAVTAARIRRALARADQRTA; this is translated from the coding sequence ATGTCACCGGAGCTGGCCGCTCGCGCCGCTGCGCAGGGCGGTGTCTTCACCCGCGCCGATGCAGAAAGCTGTGGCTACACCCTCGACCAGGTGCGGCAGCGGCTCGACACCAGTCGGTGGCGCGCGCTTCGCCGCGGGATCTACACGACCTGCGAGCTGTGGCCGGCCGACGACGAGGTCCCACCGGTCAGTGTGGATGCGGCGGCCTGCCTCCTCGTGGCCGCCGACGCCGTCGTCAGCGACGCGACCGCCGCCACCCTGCACGGCATCGCCCTGCTGGGGCGGCAACCTCGTTGGATCCGCATGACGAGGCCCCGCGCGCAAGGCGGGGACTGTTACGCAAAGCGGCTGACCGTGTGGCCCGCCGCGCTACCGGCCGCACACGTCACCCGGGCGGGAGATCTGCGGGTTACCTCGCCGGCGCGCACGGTCATCGATCTCGCGCGGCGCCGCGGCTTCCGGGATGGGGTCGTGGCAGCCGACTCGGCCTTGCACCAAGGCCTCACTGATGCCGCGGAGCTCAGCTCAGTGGTGCGTGACTGCACCCGGTGGCCCGGCATCGTCACGGCGCGGGCGGCAGTGGCGTTCGCGGACGCCGCAGCCGAGTCGGCGCTGGAGTCGCTGTCCCGCATCATGTTCGTCGAGCAAGATCTGCCGATGCCCTCGCTCCAAGAACGGGTCGGCGCCTACCGGGTCGACTTCCTCTGGGACGGACGCGTGGTGGGCGAAGCCGACGGCGCCAAGAAGTACGACGGGAGCAACCCGGCAGCACTGCTCGACGAGAAGCGCCGCCAGGAGGCGCTGGAGGACCTGGGACTCGTGGTCGTCCGGTGGGGGTGGGACGACGTCGTACGACGTCCGGCCGTGACGGCAGCCCGGATCCGGCGCGCCCTCGCTCGGGCCGACCAGAGGACGGCCTAG
- the cysS gene encoding cysteine--tRNA ligase, giving the protein MRLTDTRTRRVEEIRPATPGLLKVYACGPTVYRSAHVGNLRTFLLTDLITRVADVLHGWPVQVVQNITDVGHLADDADIDPSGEDKVLAAARAAGKGPLELARDYEEQFHRDCRALGIHPADAYPRASESIDLMVELVQALLDRGNAYALDDGTVLFDARSFPSYGEISGNRLDALRPGHRADAETLTEGKRFHADWALWKGAPTGRELVWDTPWGRGFPGWHVECSAMSLRHLGPTIDIHTGGIDLRFPHHEDERAQSDSVAGHEVVRHWVHGEHLLNEGRKMAKSTGNVVLLDDVVERGHDPLALRLFFLTGRYRQQMNLTADALAAADRRLSRWRARVAEWAESPSAAIPATYRERLVAAYDDDLDTPAALVVLGELEHDAGVPDGAKFETFAWADRVLGLDLARDVGRTVSLPAGAQELLDARAAARSAKDWAESDRLRDELAALGVQVKDTADGQRYEVSC; this is encoded by the coding sequence GTGAGGCTCACCGACACCAGGACCCGCCGGGTCGAGGAGATCCGGCCGGCGACGCCCGGGCTGTTGAAGGTCTACGCGTGCGGGCCGACCGTCTACCGGAGCGCCCACGTCGGCAACTTGCGGACGTTCCTGCTGACCGACCTCATCACCCGCGTCGCCGACGTGCTGCACGGCTGGCCGGTGCAGGTCGTGCAGAACATCACCGACGTCGGGCACCTCGCCGACGACGCCGACATCGACCCGTCCGGCGAGGACAAGGTGCTCGCCGCCGCCCGGGCCGCCGGCAAGGGACCGCTGGAGCTCGCGCGCGACTACGAGGAGCAGTTCCACCGCGACTGCCGGGCACTCGGGATCCACCCGGCCGACGCCTACCCGCGCGCCAGCGAGTCGATCGACCTCATGGTCGAGCTGGTGCAGGCGCTGCTCGATCGCGGCAACGCCTACGCGCTGGACGACGGGACGGTGCTGTTCGACGCCCGGTCCTTCCCGTCGTACGGCGAGATCTCGGGCAACCGCCTCGACGCCCTACGCCCCGGGCACCGGGCCGACGCGGAGACGTTGACGGAGGGCAAGCGGTTCCACGCCGACTGGGCGCTGTGGAAGGGCGCGCCGACCGGCCGCGAGCTGGTGTGGGACACGCCGTGGGGACGCGGGTTCCCCGGCTGGCACGTCGAGTGCTCGGCGATGAGCCTGCGCCACCTGGGGCCGACGATCGACATCCACACCGGCGGGATCGACCTGCGCTTCCCGCATCACGAGGACGAGCGCGCGCAGTCCGACTCGGTCGCCGGCCACGAGGTGGTGCGGCACTGGGTGCACGGCGAGCACCTGCTCAACGAGGGCCGCAAGATGGCCAAGTCGACCGGCAACGTCGTGCTGCTCGACGACGTGGTGGAGCGCGGGCACGACCCGCTGGCGCTGCGGTTGTTCTTCCTGACCGGCCGCTACCGCCAGCAGATGAACCTCACCGCCGACGCGCTCGCCGCGGCCGACCGGCGGCTGTCCCGCTGGCGCGCGCGGGTGGCCGAGTGGGCGGAGTCACCGAGCGCGGCGATCCCGGCCACCTATCGGGAGCGGCTGGTGGCGGCGTACGACGACGACCTCGACACGCCCGCTGCGCTGGTCGTGCTCGGCGAGCTGGAGCACGACGCCGGCGTGCCCGACGGGGCGAAGTTCGAGACGTTCGCCTGGGCCGACCGGGTGCTGGGCCTCGACCTGGCCCGCGACGTCGGTCGCACCGTGTCGTTGCCGGCGGGGGCGCAGGAGCTGCTCGATGCCCGCGCGGCGGCGCGGTCGGCCAAGGACTGGGCAGAGTCGGACCGGCTGCGCGACGAGCTCGCCGCTCTCGGCGTCCAGGTCAAGGACACCGCGGACGGCCAGCGCTACGAGGTGAGCTGCTAG
- a CDS encoding chemotaxis protein CheW has translation MDAVAVRLGDARYAIPMADLAEVGRAPLTSRVPGTPRWVAGVGNWRGRVLAVLDGRALLDPTAYAAPPGDRLVVLAKDGVTVGLLVDRLDGTTPLPEAVEPAPPGAADLVVGTVIDDEGPLGLLDVGAIIGLRHRLAA, from the coding sequence GTGGACGCCGTCGCCGTACGCCTCGGGGACGCCCGCTACGCGATCCCCATGGCCGACCTCGCCGAGGTCGGTCGGGCGCCGCTGACCAGCCGGGTGCCGGGCACGCCGCGCTGGGTCGCCGGCGTCGGCAACTGGCGCGGGCGGGTGCTGGCCGTGCTCGACGGTCGCGCGCTGCTCGATCCGACGGCGTACGCCGCGCCGCCCGGCGACCGGCTCGTCGTGCTCGCCAAGGACGGGGTCACCGTCGGCCTGCTGGTCGACCGGCTCGACGGCACGACCCCGCTGCCCGAGGCGGTCGAACCCGCGCCGCCCGGCGCCGCCGACCTCGTCGTGGGCACGGTGATCGACGACGAGGGGCCGCTCGGCCTGCTCGACGTCGGCGCGATCATCGGTCTGCGCCACCGCCTCGCGGCCTGA
- the fdxA gene encoding ferredoxin, with product MTYVIAEPCVDLKDKACIEECPVDCIYEGKRMLYIHPDECVDCGACEPVCPVEAIFYEDDVPAQWKDYYKANVDFFEDMGSPGGASKVGLIDKDHPLVAALPPQEHDE from the coding sequence GTGACCTACGTCATCGCCGAGCCTTGCGTCGACCTCAAGGACAAGGCGTGCATCGAAGAGTGCCCCGTCGACTGCATCTACGAGGGCAAGCGGATGCTCTACATCCACCCCGACGAGTGCGTCGACTGCGGTGCCTGCGAGCCGGTGTGCCCGGTGGAGGCCATCTTCTACGAGGACGACGTCCCGGCCCAGTGGAAGGACTACTACAAGGCCAACGTCGACTTCTTCGAGGACATGGGTTCGCCCGGTGGCGCGTCGAAGGTCGGCCTGATCGACAAGGACCACCCGCTGGTCGCCGCGCTGCCGCCGCAAGAGCACGACGAGTAG
- the dapC gene encoding succinyldiaminopimelate transaminase, with amino-acid sequence MSAPAGASRLRPAALPDFPWDRLVPYASTARAHRDGIVDLSVGTPVDPTPQVVQEALAAAADAPGYPMTAGSPELRAAVVAWLARRFGVRDLDPAAVLPVIGTKELVAWLPTLLGASSVGYPGLAYPTYDVGARIAGAAGRSVDALSALGPDRVDLLWINSPSNPTGKVLPPAHLRKVVDWCRERGTVLASDECYADLWYDGDAPASVLSPDVCGGSHDGLLAVHSLSKRSNLAGYRAGFVAGDPVLVARLLEVRKHAGMIVPAPVQAAMVAALSDDAHVVDQRGRYAARRAVLHGALTGAGFTIDASEGGLYLWATRAEPCYDTVAWLAARGILVAPGDFYGPGGAQHVRVALTATDERIAAAADRLTA; translated from the coding sequence ATGAGCGCGCCTGCCGGGGCCTCCCGGCTGCGGCCGGCAGCGCTGCCGGACTTCCCGTGGGACCGGCTGGTGCCCTACGCCTCGACGGCACGGGCCCATCGCGACGGCATCGTCGACCTCTCGGTCGGCACCCCGGTCGACCCGACGCCGCAGGTCGTCCAGGAGGCGCTGGCCGCCGCGGCCGACGCCCCCGGCTACCCGATGACCGCCGGCTCGCCCGAGCTGCGGGCGGCCGTCGTGGCGTGGTTGGCCCGGCGGTTCGGCGTACGCGATCTCGACCCCGCCGCCGTGCTGCCCGTCATCGGCACGAAGGAGCTGGTCGCCTGGCTGCCGACGCTGCTCGGCGCCTCGTCGGTCGGCTACCCCGGGCTGGCCTACCCGACCTACGACGTGGGCGCGCGGATCGCCGGGGCGGCCGGGCGATCGGTCGACGCGCTGTCGGCGCTCGGCCCCGACCGCGTCGACCTGCTCTGGATCAACTCGCCGTCCAACCCGACGGGCAAGGTGCTGCCGCCCGCGCACCTGCGCAAGGTCGTCGACTGGTGCCGGGAGCGGGGGACCGTGCTGGCGAGCGACGAGTGCTACGCCGACCTCTGGTACGACGGCGACGCGCCGGCCTCGGTCCTCTCGCCCGACGTGTGCGGGGGGTCGCACGACGGACTCCTCGCCGTCCACTCACTGTCGAAGCGGTCCAACCTGGCGGGCTACCGCGCCGGCTTCGTGGCCGGTGACCCGGTGCTGGTGGCGCGGCTGCTGGAGGTACGCAAGCACGCCGGCATGATCGTTCCCGCGCCAGTGCAGGCCGCGATGGTGGCCGCGTTGTCCGACGACGCTCACGTCGTGGACCAGCGGGGCCGTTACGCCGCCCGGCGCGCGGTGTTGCACGGCGCGCTCACCGGGGCCGGTTTCACGATCGACGCCTCCGAGGGCGGCCTCTACCTGTGGGCCACCCGCGCTGAGCCCTGCTACGACACGGTGGCCTGGCTTGCCGCGCGCGGGATCCTCGTTGCGCCGGGGGACTTCTACGGACCGGGCGGCGCCCAGCACGTCCGGGTCGCCCTGACCGCGACCGACGAGCGCATAGCCGCCGCAGCCGACCGCCTGACCGCCTGA
- a CDS encoding response regulator translates to MSTVVIADDSPTLRRIVSTVLSREGYDVVEAVDGVDAVQAVFRTQPDAVVLDVQMPRLSGYVAARVLTDDWQTAHIPVIMLTSLDSATDRYWGASTGAQRYLTKDFEPPQLAGAVRDAIEAAGLDPALRPDPVELDDDDVMARVADLLDRKLFETSVAAEVTAIPATARGLEETVAALLSVLGRVVEYDLAAVLLVRERTAYVGVGANTAHLQYDAFLRSTVDAAATATDSECVLGELDIRLADAQGRLGADVYDDGEGAMATFLSMPLRGHGGHVAGVLALSSARPSAFGETALSTLRLIEGPVAMVVESARLSGVHAG, encoded by the coding sequence ATGTCGACCGTCGTGATCGCCGACGACAGCCCCACGCTGCGCCGGATCGTCTCGACCGTGCTGAGCCGCGAGGGCTACGACGTGGTCGAGGCCGTCGACGGTGTCGACGCGGTGCAGGCGGTGTTCCGCACCCAGCCCGACGCCGTGGTGCTCGACGTGCAGATGCCGCGGCTGTCCGGCTACGTCGCCGCACGCGTGCTGACCGACGACTGGCAGACCGCGCACATTCCGGTGATCATGCTGACGTCGCTCGACAGCGCGACCGACCGCTACTGGGGCGCGTCGACCGGCGCCCAGCGCTACCTGACCAAGGACTTCGAGCCGCCGCAGCTCGCCGGCGCGGTCCGCGACGCGATCGAGGCGGCCGGGCTCGACCCGGCACTGCGTCCCGACCCGGTCGAGCTCGACGACGACGACGTGATGGCGCGGGTCGCGGACCTGCTCGACCGCAAGCTGTTCGAGACCTCGGTCGCGGCCGAGGTCACCGCGATCCCGGCGACCGCCCGCGGGCTCGAGGAGACCGTCGCCGCGCTGCTCTCGGTGCTCGGCCGGGTCGTCGAGTACGACCTCGCCGCCGTCCTGCTGGTGCGGGAGCGGACGGCGTACGTCGGGGTCGGAGCCAACACCGCGCACCTGCAGTACGACGCCTTCCTGCGCTCGACCGTCGACGCCGCGGCGACCGCGACCGACTCGGAGTGCGTGCTCGGCGAGCTCGACATCCGGCTGGCCGATGCGCAGGGTCGGCTGGGCGCGGACGTGTACGACGACGGCGAAGGCGCCATGGCGACGTTCTTGTCCATGCCGTTGCGTGGCCACGGTGGTCACGTCGCCGGCGTGCTGGCGCTGTCGAGCGCCCGGCCGAGCGCGTTCGGCGAGACCGCGCTGTCGACGCTGCGTCTCATCGAGGGCCCGGTCGCCATGGTGGTCGAGAGCGCCCGGCTGTCCGGGGTCCACGCCGGCTAG
- a CDS encoding methyl-accepting chemotaxis protein, protein MTDLLTRWSGELDDALETAIPQPRRPLDPPPTDGARRLRRVFAAATGGTLLLVLAGVLVTAFAGAEGRTVHVLPLAGWGVAVAACTAGLGLGLTARGRIGGQVPLPAAALVLLALAADTGLSSSVGGIDGPLWVAFVPTILLTAAAVDVASAIAVGVLGGLGVYIASLLAHTAGSASLGRLLVVLPAMPVAAWVSAYLSRSAQQEAARVAESRAALERDVLALSRLLEGVADGDLTRVPALPDGSAPATAIAVAFADTLLALRRLVRQVTAVGERIAGSAADVAHTAAEHAAGVEQQTGAVHETRTTIEELAATAAQIAETAERVAQYAGTTLAHVESGAEAVHDSVDAMERIAHRVDGITERAEGLDDRMARIGTILEVIDEMARQTNLLAFNAAVEAARAGEHGKGFGQVADEVRMLSERARECTAQVRRIVTDVTAQMAATITVSRQGADDVRAGQELTAGVVSALDRITGMATETTAATQQISVATRQQRSAAEAVVEAMARVTTSTGRYEQASTRYVTAAGQLDGLAGELQAAIHRFRVG, encoded by the coding sequence ATGACCGACCTGCTGACCCGCTGGTCCGGCGAGCTGGACGACGCGCTCGAGACCGCGATCCCGCAGCCGCGCCGGCCCCTCGACCCTCCGCCGACCGACGGCGCCCGTCGCCTTCGCCGGGTCTTCGCCGCGGCCACGGGTGGCACGCTGCTGCTCGTCCTCGCGGGCGTGCTCGTCACCGCGTTCGCCGGCGCCGAAGGCCGGACCGTCCACGTCCTGCCGCTCGCCGGCTGGGGTGTCGCGGTCGCGGCCTGCACGGCCGGGCTGGGCCTCGGGCTGACCGCGCGCGGCCGCATCGGTGGTCAGGTGCCGCTGCCCGCCGCCGCCCTCGTGCTGCTCGCGCTCGCGGCCGACACCGGCCTGTCGTCGAGCGTCGGCGGGATCGACGGGCCGCTGTGGGTGGCGTTCGTCCCCACGATCCTGCTGACCGCCGCCGCGGTCGACGTCGCCTCCGCCATCGCGGTCGGCGTGCTCGGTGGGCTCGGCGTCTACATCGCTTCGCTGCTCGCCCACACCGCCGGCTCCGCGTCGTTGGGCCGGCTGCTCGTCGTGCTGCCCGCGATGCCTGTGGCGGCCTGGGTGTCGGCGTACCTCTCCCGTTCCGCGCAGCAGGAGGCCGCGCGGGTCGCCGAGAGCCGTGCCGCGCTGGAACGCGACGTCCTCGCCCTGTCGCGCCTGCTCGAAGGTGTCGCCGACGGCGACCTGACCCGGGTGCCCGCGCTGCCCGACGGCAGCGCGCCGGCGACCGCCATCGCGGTGGCCTTCGCCGACACGCTGCTGGCGCTGCGCCGGCTGGTGCGCCAGGTCACCGCGGTCGGCGAGCGCATCGCGGGCAGCGCGGCCGACGTCGCACACACCGCCGCGGAGCACGCCGCCGGCGTCGAGCAGCAGACCGGCGCTGTCCACGAGACCCGGACCACGATCGAGGAGCTGGCCGCCACCGCCGCGCAGATCGCCGAGACGGCCGAACGCGTCGCGCAGTACGCCGGCACCACCCTCGCCCACGTGGAGTCCGGCGCCGAGGCCGTGCACGACTCGGTCGACGCGATGGAGCGGATCGCCCACCGCGTCGACGGCATCACCGAGCGGGCCGAGGGGCTCGACGACCGGATGGCCCGCATCGGCACGATCCTCGAGGTCATCGACGAGATGGCCCGGCAGACCAACCTGCTGGCCTTCAACGCCGCCGTCGAGGCAGCCCGGGCCGGCGAGCACGGCAAGGGCTTCGGCCAGGTCGCCGACGAGGTGCGGATGCTGTCGGAGCGGGCGCGCGAGTGCACCGCGCAGGTACGCCGCATCGTCACCGATGTCACCGCCCAGATGGCGGCCACGATCACGGTCAGCCGGCAGGGCGCCGACGACGTCCGTGCCGGGCAGGAGCTCACCGCCGGAGTCGTCAGCGCACTCGACCGCATCACCGGCATGGCGACCGAGACGACCGCGGCCACCCAGCAGATCTCGGTGGCGACCCGCCAGCAGCGCTCGGCGGCCGAGGCGGTCGTCGAGGCGATGGCCCGGGTCACCACGTCGACCGGCCGCTACGAGCAGGCCTCGACCCGCTACGTGACGGCCGCCGGCCAGCTCGACGGGCTGGCCGGCGAGCTGCAGGCGGCGATCCACCGGTTCCGGGTCGGGTGA